A window from Polynucleobacter sp. MWH-UH25E encodes these proteins:
- a CDS encoding NAD(P)H-quinone oxidoreductase codes for MRVIEIKEFGAPEMLVPTTRPDPVVPSAGSGEVLIKVLAAGINRPDVLQRKGHYPVPAGASDIPGLEVAGEIIGGDLSHADNAFGLKLGDKVCALVQGGGYADLCTAPVAQCLPYPTGFTDQEAAALPETFYTVWSNVFMRGELSEGETLLVQGGSSGIGVTAILLAKALGHKVFVTAGTDEKCAACLKLGADLAINYKTQDFVEEVKKATDGKGVNVILDMVTGAYVQREIDCLADDGRIVIIAIQGGSKAEVSTNQILRRRLTITGSTLRPRPVSFKRQITKQLHDNVWPLLNAGKLKPAIYKTFTLDQAAEAHRLMESSEHVGKIVLTA; via the coding sequence ATGCGCGTTATTGAGATCAAAGAATTTGGTGCACCAGAAATGTTGGTGCCAACCACTCGTCCTGATCCTGTAGTTCCCTCTGCAGGATCTGGTGAAGTCTTAATTAAGGTTCTGGCAGCGGGGATTAATCGCCCTGACGTTTTGCAACGTAAGGGGCATTACCCAGTTCCTGCTGGCGCATCTGATATTCCTGGTCTTGAAGTTGCCGGTGAAATTATTGGCGGTGATTTATCGCATGCTGATAATGCTTTTGGCCTCAAGCTTGGCGATAAAGTTTGCGCCTTGGTGCAGGGTGGTGGATATGCAGACCTTTGTACTGCGCCAGTTGCGCAGTGCTTGCCTTATCCAACTGGCTTTACTGACCAAGAAGCGGCAGCATTGCCGGAGACTTTCTACACCGTATGGAGCAATGTCTTCATGCGTGGTGAGTTATCAGAAGGTGAGACTTTATTAGTGCAGGGCGGTTCAAGTGGAATTGGTGTAACAGCCATCTTGCTAGCAAAAGCTTTAGGCCATAAGGTTTTTGTCACTGCTGGTACTGATGAGAAGTGCGCTGCTTGTTTGAAGCTAGGCGCTGATTTAGCTATCAATTACAAAACTCAAGACTTTGTAGAAGAAGTTAAAAAGGCAACAGATGGCAAAGGTGTGAATGTCATTCTAGATATGGTGACAGGTGCTTACGTTCAGCGCGAAATTGATTGCTTGGCTGATGATGGTCGTATTGTGATTATTGCCATCCAAGGCGGTTCTAAAGCCGAAGTTAGTACAAATCAGATCTTGCGTCGTCGCCTCACTATTACAGGCTCGACTTTACGTCCACGTCCCGTTTCATTCAAGAGGCAAATAACTAAGCAGTTGCATGACAATGTCTGGCCTTTGCTCAATGCAGGTAAGCTAAAACCAGCTATTTACAAGACATTTACATTGGATCAAGCTGCAGAGGCACATCGTTTGATGGAGTCTTCCGAGCACGTTGGCAAGATTGTTTTAACGGCATAA